A window from Eubalaena glacialis isolate mEubGla1 chromosome 1, mEubGla1.1.hap2.+ XY, whole genome shotgun sequence encodes these proteins:
- the LOC133095559 gene encoding heterogeneous nuclear ribonucleoprotein A3: protein MEVKPPPGRPQPDSGRRRRRRGEEGHDPKEPEQLRKLFIGGLSFETTDDSLREHFEKWGTLTDCVVMRDPQTKRSRGFGFVTYSCVEEVDAAMCARPHKVDGRVVEPKRAVSREDSVKPGAHLTVKKIFVGGIKEDTEEYNLRDYFEKYGKIETIEVMEDRQSGKKRGFAFVTFDDHDTVDKIVVQKYHTINGHNCEVKKALSKQEMQSAGSQRGRGGGSGNFMGRGGNFGGGGGNFGRGGNFGGRGGYGGGGGGSRGSYGGGDGGYNGFGGDGGNYGGGPGYSSRGGYGGGGPGYGNQGGGYGGGGGGYDGYNEGGNFGGNYGGGGSYNDFGNYSGQQQSNYGPMKGGSFGGRSSGSPYGGGYGSGGGSGGYGSRRF, encoded by the coding sequence ATGGAGGTAAAACCGCCGCCCGGTCGCCCCCAGCCCGACTCCggccgtcgccgccgccgccggggggAGGAGGGCCATGATCCAAAGGAACCAGAacagttgagaaaactgtttATTGGTGGTCTGAGCTTTGAAACTACAGATGATAGCTTAAGAGAACATTTTGAGAAATGGGGCACACTTACAGATTGTGTGGTGATGAGAGACCCCCAAACAAAACGTTCCAGGGGCTTTGGTTTTGTGACTTACTCTTGTGTTGAAGAGGTGGATGCAGCAATGTGTGCTCGACCACACAAGGTTGATGGGCGTGTAGTGGAACCAAAGAGAGCTGTTTCTAGAGAGGATTCTGTAAAGCCTGGTGCCCATCTAACAGTGAAGAAAATTTTTGTTGGTGGTATTAAAGAAGATACAGAAGAATATAATTTGAGAGACTACTTTGAAAAGTATGGCAAGATTGAAACCATAGAAGTTATGGAAGACAGGCAGAGTGGAAAAAAGAGAGGATTTGCTTTTGTAACTTTTGATGATCATGATACAGTTGATAAAATTGTTGTTCAGAAATACCACACTATTAATGGGCATAATTGTGAAGTGAAAAAGGCCCTTTCTAAACAAGAGATGCAATCTGCTGGATCACAAAGAGGTCGTGGAGGTGGATCTGGCAACTTTATGGGTCGTGGAGGAAACTTTGGAGGTGGTGGAGGTAACTTTGGCCGTGGTGGAAACTTTGGTGGAAGAGGAGGCtatggtggtgggggtggtggcagcagaggTAGTTATGGAGGAGGTGATGGTGGATATAACGGATTTGGAGGCGACGGTGGTAACTATGGCGGTGGTCCTGGTTACAGTAGTAGAGGAGGCTATGGTGGTGGTGGACCAGGATATGGAAACCAAGGTGGTGGATATGGTGGCGGTGGTGGAGGATATGATGGTTACAATGAAGGAGGAAATTTTGGAGGTAactatggtggtggtgggagctaTAATGATTTTGGAAATTATAGTGGACAACAGCAATCAAATTATGGACCCATGAAGGGGGGAAGTTTTGGTGGAAGAAGCTCGGGAAGTCCCTATGGTGGTGGTTATGGATCTGGTGGTGGAAGTGGTGGATATGGTAGCAGAAGGTTctaa